Genomic DNA from Paenibacillus sp. KS-LC4:
CTGCCTGACATCGCGCCCATCATTAGCTCTTTCTCAATCCAGGCTCGCGCTGTACATAAATTTGTATTTGCATCCGGATGATCCCGCTCGCACAGCTCACGGAACGGCTGCTCCACAAGCCGGTCGCGCTGATGCTCGGCAAGCTGAGGAAGCAGTTCCTCCGGCACATCTACACCGACAAGTGCAATCATAATGTCATGCTCCGTCTCGCAGTTGATCGCGGTAAAATGCTCATAGCCTTTGCCGAGTGCCAAATACAGCATAACGCCGAGCGAGCTGTGGGCGGTCATTTCCATTTCGTAGGCACGGGCAAACGGGCCGGACAGATTTTCGATATATGGATTATAAAAATCGGCGATGTTAGTCCAAAGCCCCTTCTCCATCGCATGGCCAAGCTGCTTGAATGCCGCCGACTTGCCATATTGCCGCCACAGGCCCAGCACCGTCAGATCGACTCCGTAATAGGTCGTCGTATTAAATTCGGATAAGGAGCCAAACTCCGCATAGCGAGCATGAAGCTTCTCCGCCTCACGGTCAGCATGCTCCATCCAATCGCTGCGGTGCAGGCGGTTTCCATAATAATGGACAATAAACGTATGCATCAGCTCAATATTGGAATTCATCGGCACGACATCTGACAATCGTCGCTCGATGGAGCCAGTAACGGCTTTAATCATCGCTTGCTCCATACGTTCAATCAACTGCTGCGGCAGCTTGCTCTCGAAATGCTCCAGGATGACTGCAAAAATACAGCTGATGAACTCCCGCCAGTTCGGATCATAGCTTTTCCAGACCGGAGGCAGTACTTCATCTACAGCCGCCACAAGCCGCTCAGCGCATTCCTTCTTCGCTTGCTCGCCTTCTATACCGTTTACCAAGCGCTGCGATATTTTTTCAAAGGTTTGCGCCAAAAAATAAGCATGACCCGGCCCTAAGCTTTTCCAAGGATAGTTGCCGATTGGCGGGTCGCTCGACTCCAGTGCGCTTTTGAAGGTACCATGGTAAATTTCATTTGGCGCATCAAGCTGCAAATCAATCATTTTATGGAGCACCTCGCAAGCCCGCTCTACGTCACCTGGCTCACTTCGCAGCAGCAGCCCGAGCGCGTAATGTCCACTCCCCCTCGTGCCATGCTTGTCATGCTCCTCGCTGTCGATGATCAGCTTAGCCAATTCATCATACTTTGCATCCATATAAGCCATCGCTTGATCAACCAAATAACGGCGCTCCTCCGACAGCTGGCTCCACTTATTCAATGCCATGCCCTTTCTCCCCCTAGAAGTTCCACCATGTACTGCCCTGCTTCCATCCCCTAATTAATGCCCAGGCACAGAACGGGTTCTTTTATTAACGCCATGCAACAGCAACAAGCCCATTATAGCACTGACCGTGCATGCCAGATACATCAATTGTGCACCACCCGCATTGTATAAAAACCCATTAAGCAGGTTGCCAATAATGCCTCCCAGCCCAACAAAAACCATATTGAATATACTTTGTCCGGTCGCTTGCATTTCCTTGCCCGACACGTTCGCTACATACTCGACCGCTGCAACATAAAAGAGTCCGAACGACAAGCCATGCAGCGCTTGGATGCCGATCATGACAGGCGGATACGGAAACAGCCATTGCACAGCCCAGCGCAGAGCATAAGCAAAAGCGGCAATGACGAGCGTTCGTTCCTTGCCAAGCCTCGCAATAATTTTAGCGGCAAGCAGCATTGAGGGCACATTGGTCATCGAAGCGAGCAGCAGCGCAAAGCCGACCATGGAGAAGCTTCCGCCTGCCTCTTGAAAGGAAAGCACAAAAAAAGAGTTGTAGGCGGTCAGCGTCTGATTGACAAAAAAACAGGCCACAAGAAACCATACGAAATTGCGGTTGCTGAGCATTTTTTTGAACCCTTCGGTCAAGCTCACCGTCGTTCGGTAACTATCCGATTTAGAGGGCAGCGTCAGCACCATTGCTACTCCAGCCGCACTAAATATAAAAAACGGCAGCCATAGCTGGGTAATGTGAAAATAAGATAAATACAAGCCGCCCGCATAACCGCCAAGCGCCGTTCCTAAACTCCCAAGGCTGCGTATCGTGCCATAGGAGGTGCCTCCTTCGCGGGCAGCGGTAACGGCGTAGGAATCGGCGATCGGGCTTTGCGTCACGCTGAAAATAATCGACGTCGTATACACGATGACGAGCAGCGCAAATAGTTGAACATTATAAAAATAAGCTAGCACAGCGGGCATGCCGATGCTGCATATGAGTACCAGCTTTGTCTGGCGGTAACGGTCCACCATGTAGCCCCATAACGGCTGAACGACGATGGACAGCAGCGTACCAAGCGACATCATCATGCCTACCTGACCTGTCGACATGCCTTGATGAACGAGCAGCGTCGTTAAATAAGGGTTGAATAAACCGCCAGCAAGCCCTGTAAACAAGTACAAGGCTCGCAGCTTGAGCAGCATTTTTTTGGTGTCATTCATGATGAAGTTGATTATCCTTTCACTGCTCCCATCATGACGCCACTAACAAAATAACGCTGCAGCCATGGATATACGAGCAAAATCGGAACCGTAGCAAAAATAACACTCGCGGATTTCAAGCTTTCTGGCGTAATTTTCTGCGCGCCGCTGTGGCCTTCAAGGATAGCTAGCTCGGAAACCATATTGTTCTGAATCATTTGATACAGCTTGAGCTGAATCGGATAAAGCTCCGGCTTGGAAATATACATAAGCGAATCCTGAAAGCCATTCCAGCGCCCGACGGCGTAAAAAAGGCATAGCGTTGCCATAACAGGCAGGGAAAGCGGCAATATGATGCGCATCAGCGTGCCAAAATGCGAGCTGCCGTCGATTTCAGCTGCTTCCTCCAAGCTTTGCGGAATACCATTAAAGAAAGAAATCAGAATAATCAGATAAAAAGGGCTAATCAGACCCGGCAGCACAAGCGCCCACACCGTATTGAGCAAATTCAGGTCACGCACGAGGATATATTCGGGAATGATGCCGCCTGTAAAAAACATCGTGATGACGATTAATATCATAAACACCTTGCGTCCTTTAAGCTGCGATTTTGTTAATGGATAGGCGGCTACAATCGTCATCGCCATACATAGCGCGGCGCAAAGCGCCGTCAGAAATACAGTAAAGCCTAAAGAGCGAATCATCGTCATATCCGAAAAAACCTTGCCATACGCATCCCAGTTGAACCCGACTGGTAAAAGGGTTACCTTGCCCGATGTAATGGCAAGGTTGGAGCTGAGCGATACCGCTATAATATGCAGAAACGGCAAAATACAAACGACAACTGCGAGTGCGAGCAAAACCATATTTACCGCATCAAATACACGGTTTGCCGTACGTTCATTCATTGATCCTCCGCACCTTTCTGTAAGAGCTACAATATGCTCTCATCCGTTAGTTTTTTAGATGCATAATTGGCGCCGAGCACGAAGATCAGCCCTACAATAGCCTGGAATAAACCGACGACTGTCGCCAGCGTATATTCGCCAGACTGAATACCGACGCGGTACACGAAGGTGCTGAGCACATCCGAAAACTCGCGAACCGCCAAATTGCCGATAATATATGGTCGTTCAAAGCCGATTGTAATCATATTGCCAAGATTGATAATGAGCAGCGTTACAATTGTCGTTTTCAGGCCAGGAAGAGTAATATGCCAAATCCGTTTGAAGCGCCCCGCTCCATCAACCTCCGCCGCTTCGAATAGCTCGCGGTTAATGCCCGTCAATGCAGCCAAATATAAAATCGTTCCCCAGCCTGCGCTTTGCCACACACCGGTTGCCAAGTACGTAACGAGCCAATCCTTTTTATCCGTAAGAAAAGGTATGGCATCCAAGCCAAGCGAGCTTAATACATTGTTAATCATACCGGATTGCGTGCCAAACACTTGATAAACAATGCCACCTATTATGACCCATGAAATAAAATGGGGAATATACAAAATCGTTTGCGATATTTTTTTGAACCAGACCCATTTCGCCTCATACAGCATGATTGCCAAAATCAATGGTGCCGGGAAGGATACTATTAAATCCAAAATATTAAGCATTAACGTATTGCGAAGCGTCAAATAAAAATCCTTCATTTTGAAAACTTCAACAAAAGCATCGAAGCCAATCCATTCACTGCCCGAAATGCCTTGAAACAGGTTAAAATCCTTGAATGCGATTTGCACGCCCCACATCGGTCCATATTTGAACACCAGAAAATAAAGGAGCGGGAGTGAAATCAGCGCATAAAGCTGCCAATACCTGCGTAAATAAATGGTTGTGTTCAATGTTGTTCGCCCCTTCTTTCCTTCGTATGCAGTTGGCGCAGAGGGAGCCTGCTTCGGCTCGCCCCCACCCTCCTGCTCTTTACTTGTCCTCATAATCTAAAACCCAAAACGCAGACAGCTTATTTCGCTTCTATATAAGCCTTTGTACGCTCGTCCATTACTTCCTTACCGCCACGAGACATGTAATCCGCCATGGCCGCATCATAAATGCTATCAAATTGATTCGGTGCCGCCATCGTCGTTTTCACAATCATTTCGTCAAGCTTGCCGTCAAGCGTAGTGCCATATTTGGTTTTACTAGCGATTGGGCGGTTGAATATGACCGGTGCAATCGTATCGGTATTAGCAAATTCCATTGATTGGGCAAAATCCTTTTGGAATTTTGACTCCACGCTGAAAGTAAAGGCCTTCTTGTTTTTCTCTTCATCGCCACCGATTTTACCGTTAGCTACAATGACAACATCGCCAAAGTTATAGATTCTGTCCGTCGCTTCCTTCGATGCGCTGTCTAAGGTAACCGGTATGCCATCCTTCAGCTCGTAATTTTCTCCTAATACACCATTTTGCATATCAATAAGCACATTTGTCGCGGACATCCAGTCCAAATATTTAATCGCTTCGACTGCGTGCTTGCTTGATTTCGGAACCATAATGTACAGGGCGTTAGGTGCATATTCCGGCTTTGCATGCAAGCCTTCTGCATTCGTAAACGGATCGATTGGGGCGAGAACAGCATTCGGACTGTTGGCTACTAGGCTGTCATATACCCCATCTTTATAGTAGATGTTAGGATAGTCGTCGCTGAACATCCCAATTTTGCCGCTTTGAATATCCTGCGTCAGCTGCTTTTTATCTTGGTCAAGTCCAAAATCCTTGCTCATCAGCCCTTCATTGTAAAGCTTGTTCATAAAGCGCAAGCCCTCCTTAAAGCCGGGAAGCACTGGCAAATAATCACGGTTCGCCAGCTGCTCGTCCGTCGTTAAGGAGCTTTGCGGCTGAATGAATGACCAGAGCAGCGGCTCAAGCTGAGCTGGCTCAATTGTCATGCCCAGAGGAATAACGCTGCCGCCCGTTTCACCGGGATCTTTTTCTTTAAAGGCTTTAAGCGCTTCATAAAGCTCGTCTGTTGACGAAGGCATTGGCAAGCCAACCTTGTCCAACCAATCCTTACGAATCCAGGAGGAGTATCTTTCGGTTAACATTCTTTTGCCAGGGATAGCAAATTGCTTTCCTTCCAGTTGACCATAGGCCAGCGTATCGTCGCCTAGAAACGTCTTAAGGTTTTGTCCATGCTCATTTAATAAGTCCGACAAGTCTGTAAGTCCGCCTTGCTCGGCATAACGCTCAAATACGGCTTGGTCGTACGTAAATACGATATCCGGCACATCATCTCCGCTTGCCATCAGTACGTTCAGCTTGGCGATTTCCTCTGAACGGGGGATCGGCACGAATTGAACATCAATGTTGCTCGTTTTGCTAAAATTGTCTTTCACGTAACGGGTTAAGTAGCTGTCTGTAATCGTGTAACCCTGCGGCGTATTGCCGCGGTCGAAAATCTCTACTTTTAATGAAGAAGGCGCTGCGCCGCCTGCATTAGAGCTTGAGCTTGCGCTAGAAGTTTCTCCGCCTCCGTTTGAACAGCCCGTAACCAATACCGTTAATGCGAACGTACCCGCCATCCATTTTCTGAACGCCATTTTACTTTTGCTACGCTTCATTTGTTCACAGCCCCTTTTTGTTTGGTTTGCCCCGTCTAATGAGGTGAGCTTTCCTGACCTCTTATTGACGATGCCGCTTGTGGAGATGAGCCAAGTATGACACGATGACAGGAAATCTGACAATAAACAGAATTCCAGCTCAAAAATCGGGTGGAAAATCGTCGCAAGCCCTGTATTTCCGCTGATATGACGCTATTCCTGTAAACATACCTTTTTCCGATTCACTTGAATTGGCCATTAAAAAAGCCCCCGAATTTATTCGGGAGCCCTCTTCAGCTTCAGCTTATTCACTTGAATGTCCTGGCTTCATTTCGTATTTCCTATAGTCTCCCGGTGTGACACCGACTATTCTTTTAAACACACGTCCGAAGGTAACGGAGTTGGCGTAACCGACCTGTAAAGCGATTTGCTGGATAACCTCGTCGGTTTGGCTCAATAAATTTTGGGCATGCACAATGCGCAGCTGCGCCAGAAAATCAACGAATTTGGTATTGAACTCTTCCTTGAACAAATGACTCGCATATTTCGCAGATACTTGGAAGCGATCGCTCAATATCGTTAGGGACAGATCTGGATTCGTGTAATGCTCTTCAATGTAAGCTTTCATCTCACTAATCATGGCACGGTAGCTTTTATTTTCGTTGGTCGCCACATATACCCGGTAAACCTCGTTCATCATTTCCAGCAGCAAGGCTTCCATCTCAGGCAGCCGCTGCGCCTTATCCAGCTCCGCCCGCCACAGCTGTGCCTGCTCGCCCACAAAGTAATCCTTCAGATTATCGGAGAGATCCATCAGCTCTCTGCCCAGCATTTGGCGCAGCCAATGAATAAGCATTCGGATCTCCTGATCCGCAAGCAGCTCGGAGCCGACCCCTTGAAACAGCGAGTGCACCTGCTCCCGCCATTCCTGATTGGTCAAGCGAAACATTTTCACGATACCAGCCATGATAGGAAAATATTTATAAGACTCCGTATTAGGCTGAAGCGGCACATCTGAGCCAAACACCATTTCATTTTCACCCAGAGACAATATATATTGCAGCGCTGATTCTGCTGATTGATAGGATTCCTTTAAGCTGCCGTCCAGATTCGTCACAATGCCAATACCGAATTGCATCGTCAGCTCAAATTGGCTTGCGGCCCACTGGTGAGAGCTCCTGACGGCCAAGCGCAGTCTCTTTTTGAAATTTTCAACCTCTTCCTCTTTATCTTCCTCTGCGGCACCATTTGTAAAAATAATGCCCAACTGACTGCTGCTTATCCATTCCGCCCAGCTGTCGAGCTCTCTTTCCCGTGCCAGCTCCTGAAAAAGATTCATGAGCGTCAAACGGAACGTTTGCTG
This window encodes:
- a CDS encoding MFS transporter yields the protein MNDTKKMLLKLRALYLFTGLAGGLFNPYLTTLLVHQGMSTGQVGMMMSLGTLLSIVVQPLWGYMVDRYRQTKLVLICSIGMPAVLAYFYNVQLFALLVIVYTTSIIFSVTQSPIADSYAVTAAREGGTSYGTIRSLGSLGTALGGYAGGLYLSYFHITQLWLPFFIFSAAGVAMVLTLPSKSDSYRTTVSLTEGFKKMLSNRNFVWFLVACFFVNQTLTAYNSFFVLSFQEAGGSFSMVGFALLLASMTNVPSMLLAAKIIARLGKERTLVIAAFAYALRWAVQWLFPYPPVMIGIQALHGLSFGLFYVAAVEYVANVSGKEMQATGQSIFNMVFVGLGGIIGNLLNGFLYNAGGAQLMYLACTVSAIMGLLLLHGVNKRTRSVPGH
- a CDS encoding carbohydrate ABC transporter permease — protein: MNERTANRVFDAVNMVLLALAVVVCILPFLHIIAVSLSSNLAITSGKVTLLPVGFNWDAYGKVFSDMTMIRSLGFTVFLTALCAALCMAMTIVAAYPLTKSQLKGRKVFMILIVITMFFTGGIIPEYILVRDLNLLNTVWALVLPGLISPFYLIILISFFNGIPQSLEEAAEIDGSSHFGTLMRIILPLSLPVMATLCLFYAVGRWNGFQDSLMYISKPELYPIQLKLYQMIQNNMVSELAILEGHSGAQKITPESLKSASVIFATVPILLVYPWLQRYFVSGVMMGAVKG
- a CDS encoding ABC transporter permease subunit, yielding MNTTIYLRRYWQLYALISLPLLYFLVFKYGPMWGVQIAFKDFNLFQGISGSEWIGFDAFVEVFKMKDFYLTLRNTLMLNILDLIVSFPAPLILAIMLYEAKWVWFKKISQTILYIPHFISWVIIGGIVYQVFGTQSGMINNVLSSLGLDAIPFLTDKKDWLVTYLATGVWQSAGWGTILYLAALTGINRELFEAAEVDGAGRFKRIWHITLPGLKTTIVTLLIINLGNMITIGFERPYIIGNLAVREFSDVLSTFVYRVGIQSGEYTLATVVGLFQAIVGLIFVLGANYASKKLTDESIL
- a CDS encoding extracellular solute-binding protein, with amino-acid sequence MKRSKSKMAFRKWMAGTFALTVLVTGCSNGGGETSSASSSSNAGGAAPSSLKVEIFDRGNTPQGYTITDSYLTRYVKDNFSKTSNIDVQFVPIPRSEEIAKLNVLMASGDDVPDIVFTYDQAVFERYAEQGGLTDLSDLLNEHGQNLKTFLGDDTLAYGQLEGKQFAIPGKRMLTERYSSWIRKDWLDKVGLPMPSSTDELYEALKAFKEKDPGETGGSVIPLGMTIEPAQLEPLLWSFIQPQSSLTTDEQLANRDYLPVLPGFKEGLRFMNKLYNEGLMSKDFGLDQDKKQLTQDIQSGKIGMFSDDYPNIYYKDGVYDSLVANSPNAVLAPIDPFTNAEGLHAKPEYAPNALYIMVPKSSKHAVEAIKYLDWMSATNVLIDMQNGVLGENYELKDGIPVTLDSASKEATDRIYNFGDVVIVANGKIGGDEEKNKKAFTFSVESKFQKDFAQSMEFANTDTIAPVIFNRPIASKTKYGTTLDGKLDEMIVKTTMAAPNQFDSIYDAAMADYMSRGGKEVMDERTKAYIEAK